Proteins encoded together in one Sceloporus undulatus isolate JIND9_A2432 ecotype Alabama chromosome 4, SceUnd_v1.1, whole genome shotgun sequence window:
- the TNFRSF11B gene encoding tumor necrosis factor receptor superfamily member 11B has product MNKFLYCTLVLLNIVVKWTIQETLPPKYLHYDPTTSRQLICDQCPPGTYVKQHCTTSSKTECAPCPDQYYADDWNSNEECQYCNVVCKELQYEKVECSSTKNRVCECIEGRHLELEFCLKHTACPPGFGVVQQGTPERDTVCESCPEGYFSNETSSEAACQQHTNCSALGVKIMRKGDATCDNVCQGERTDKSDQQCEIDITLCEEAFFRFAVPTKLTPSWLNTLKESLPGIKVNAETVKKIKQRHSTQEQTFQLLKLWKQKNKGRKNIIQGMDLCENTILKHIGHLNITSEQLNILMENLPGKKVGKEEIEHILRMCKSTDQVLKLLNLWRIKNRDQDTMKGLSYGLKHLKAYRFPMTTIQGLRKVVKYLHSLTMHKLYQKLLLEILGNQIPLGKVRRG; this is encoded by the exons CTTTTGAACATCGTTGTGAAATGGACTATCCAGGAGACTCTTCCCCCAAAGTACCTCCATTATGACCCTACAACTTCTCGTCAGCTGATTTGTGACCAGTGCCCTCCTGGAAcctatgttaaacagcattgtaCGACTTCCTCGAAGACTGAGTGTGCTCCCTGTCCAGATCAGTACTACGCAGATGACTGGAACAGCAACGAAGAGTGCCAGTATTGCAATGTGGTGTGCAAGGAACTGCAGTATGAGAAGGTCGAATGCAGCAGCACTAAGAACCGTGTCTGTGAGTGCATTGAAGGACGGCACCTCGAACTAGAATTCTGCCTAAAGCACACAGCATGCCCTCCAGGTTTTGGCGTTGTTCAGCAAG GTACTCCTGAAAGGGACACAGTTTGTGAAAGTTGCCCAGAAGGCTATTTCTCCAATGAAACATCATCTGAAGCAGCTTGCCAGCAACACACCAACTGCAGCGCACTGGGTGTCAAAATCATGCGGAAGGGTGATGCCACCTGTGACAATGTGTGCCAGGGAGAAAGGACTGACAAATCAGACCAGCAATGTGAAATCG ATATAACCTTATGTGAAGAAGCATTCTTCAGATTTGCTGTTCCGACAAAACTTACACCTAGCTGGCTGAATACACTCAAGGAAAGTCTACCTGGTATAAAAGTCAATGCAGAAactgttaaaaagataaaacaaaggcACAGTACACAGGAACAGACCTTCCAGCTACTGAAATTATGGAAGCAAAAGAACAAAGGCCGCAAGAATATTATTCAGG GTATGGATCTTTGTGAAAACACCATTTTGAAACATATTGGCCATCTCAACATCACCTCTGAGCAGCTCAACATTCTGATGGAAAACTTACCAGGGAAAAAAGTAGGGAAGGAAGAAATAGAGCATATTCTGAGGATGTGCAAATCCACAGATCAGGTTCTAAAGCTCCTCAACTTGTGGAGAATAAAAAACAGAGACCAAGACACTATGAAAGGCCTGTCATATGGGCTGAAGCACTTGAAAGCGTATCGTTTCCCCATGACAACCATTCAAGGCCTCCGGAAGGTGGTCAAGTACCTCCATAGTCTCACAATGCACAAATTATACCAGAAGCTTTTGTTAGAAATACTGGGAAATCAGATCCCTTTGGGAAAAGTGAGGCGCGGGTAG